From the Paraflavitalea soli genome, the window TGGCATTTTTATTTACGAAATATCTTACGCACAATTGATAGCTTTATCCCATGAACCTCAAGCAATTCAAGCCACTGCACTGGATATATAATCTGCTACACTATAAGGCGCTGCAACACAACAAAGCGGCTTATAGCAAGTATGGTATTCACAAGCCGCTCATGGCATCTATTTCAAGCAAGGACTTTCCCGATAAGGAATCACGCGCCTGGCTGGACACGGGCGATTCAGCCGTACTGGCTCTGCAGAAAGAGGGCTTCCGTCAATTTCAGCCCGCCGTGCAGCAAAAAATAAAGGACTGGAGTGCCAATGGCTACCTCATACTGGAGCAGTTGATCGATACGGCTACCTGCGATGCGGTGAACCGGGAGATTGACCAGCTACAGGAGAAAGGTAAGCTGTCGTTTACTTATGGCAATAAGCTCATGTTTGCCAATAAGAAATCACCACTCATCAAAGGCATTACCCTCAGCCCTGCCCTTACTACCCTTCTGCAGTTTTTGCTGGACAAGGAAGTGGTTCCCTTTCAAACCATCAACTTCATACAAGGCAGTGGTCAGCGGGCGCATTCTGACAGCATCCATATGACGACCTATCCGCTGGGCTACCTCATTGCAGTGTGGATAGCGCTGGAAGATGTGACACCTGATAATGGTCCGTTGTTCTATTATCCCGGCAGCCATAAATTACCCTACCTGCTCAACAATGATTTTAATGAAGGTTCTACGCCGCTGAGGCTGGGTAAGAAAGACTATCCTGATTATGAAGATATGCTGGAGGAACTGGTAGCTACCCAACACTATACCAGGAAGGAGTTCCTGGCTAAAAAGGGGGATGTACTGATCTGGCATGCCAACCTGGTACATGGCGGAGCGCCCATCCTCAATAAAACGCTAACACGCAAAAGCATGGTGATCCACTACTATGCAAAAGACGTGATCAAGTACCACGAGATCACAGAAAGGCCTTCGCTGCTGGAAGAGTAGTCTGAAAGAGGAAAGTCCGGAGGAGGAGATGGCAGAAAGAGGCGCTTATTTCCGGGAACAACTTTTGGCAAAGGCCGGCCTTTTTGGTAAATTACAGGAACGAGCTTTTAACCGCTTATTTTATGTATTGGAAGCACCACTTTAAAGCATTCATTTCGATCAAACCCGCCCGGGTGGCTGATCTGCCAATCGAAAACAATACAAACCCGCGCTCTGTCTGCATTTGACCATCGCTCGCTTACTACTACTTTACCTCTTCGTTACTTCTCCGTTACTATTACCTTACCTCAAATATTGGTGTGCTCAGGAATATCCCAGGGACTGATACGGGACTACCCGGGGGAATCCAGATGAGCCTACAGGGTATCATGGTATTTTCGCTTTCTATCCTCCTTCAACAGCCATTCTCAAAAAACGCCATTCCGCAGGACATAACAGGACATTTTAGGACAAAACCGGACATTTACGACACAACGGACCTGGCATGTTTATGAGTAGTTGTAAATTAGTGTAAAACACTTTTATGGCTAAAGTAATATCACTCTTTGAACTCAGTGGCTCCGTAGGTGATGCCACTTTTTGTAAAAATGATTTTGGGGTGCATATGAAGATGAAGGGCGGGCCTACAGCCTGGCAGGTGAAAAACCTGGATAGGTTTGCCCGTACCCGTCACAATGCGGCGGAGTGGAAGCGCATCACGGCAGCCTCCAAGCTGGCACGAAACGCTATCAGCAGCCTGCTTCCTTCGGTAAAAAACATGGGACTTAGCAGTCGTATGAATGGTCAGTTTTTTTCGATACTCAGGTCGGACCAGCTACATGATTGGGGTGAGCGGGTGGTCAGTTCGGGTGATCTCTCGACATTAACAGACTTCGAATTTAACGGCAAGCTGTCGTTGGATGATGCGCTGCCGGTGAATCCTGCGCATTGTTATTCGATAGCTGCCGGGAAGGTGGTGGTGAATATCCCGGCTTTCCGCCTGCGCAAGAAAAAAGGTTTACCTGAGACAGCCACTCATTACCGGATGGTATCGGGAGTGGTATGGATAGATTTTGAGAAGAAAAAGTACAGATTGGACAAGGAAGTGGGTGAGCTTCAAGCGATGGGAAGAGCAGCAGGAACTGCCTTTAACGTAGAACAAGTGATACCGGCTGCTACTGAACAAGGCTGTTTCTGGCTGTTGGGGATCGAGTTTTATACAATGGTGAATGAGCAACCGAAACTGGTAAAAGGCGGGGCATTGCGTATCATGGAATGGATTGGGAAAACCTCTCCTGCTGAGTATGCCGGAGTGGCTCCGGAAGTTGTTGAGGAGGGCCTGCCGGAGAAAAGTTTGCACACAGATACCCTTTCAGCAATGGTTGAAGAATTGGATACAGTGGCGTCGGTAGAAATGGATGTGAAGACAGTTGACACAACAGCCTTGGTTTTGGAAGCATTTTGGGAGGCGGTTGATGCGGGTGGGGAATTTGAACGTTCTGTGCGTGTGTTACTTCCTGTGAAGAAATGCCTCACATGTAGTCTTCCTGTCGCCACTAAAACTTAAAATTCCATGTCACCGCAGGAATAATGGGAAAGAGCGACACCTGCCGGGCTTCCACTTTCAGCGTGCCGTCATAAGGGCTGCCGGTTTGGTCGAAGTAAATAAAATAGGGATTGAGGCGGCTGTACATATTGTAA encodes:
- a CDS encoding phytanoyl-CoA dioxygenase family protein, with product MNLKQFKPLHWIYNLLHYKALQHNKAAYSKYGIHKPLMASISSKDFPDKESRAWLDTGDSAVLALQKEGFRQFQPAVQQKIKDWSANGYLILEQLIDTATCDAVNREIDQLQEKGKLSFTYGNKLMFANKKSPLIKGITLSPALTTLLQFLLDKEVVPFQTINFIQGSGQRAHSDSIHMTTYPLGYLIAVWIALEDVTPDNGPLFYYPGSHKLPYLLNNDFNEGSTPLRLGKKDYPDYEDMLEELVATQHYTRKEFLAKKGDVLIWHANLVHGGAPILNKTLTRKSMVIHYYAKDVIKYHEITERPSLLEE